A part of Larkinella insperata genomic DNA contains:
- a CDS encoding LysM peptidoglycan-binding domain-containing protein → MTRKNTFKQALFTHFLNSIPIKWAFLASLIFLFHAQFIRAQGVPRIGNHLEFAGITIHLTETTQHLVQQEAELLYVNRALVTSRLERMNLYLPIIKPLLAQHGLSDDFLFLALDESGSAATQAPLPFWAFNQLTHQSLRVDAHVDERLHPVRATLAAITRLKRLYGQQANWIAALHRYGQMPGSDTTGLTKKELMDGKTYALTDSRDALLIRLLASKIVLERALSVYHPQKQIALFPYEETRGKRLSQIASYCQVSEAAVSAYNSWLKATTVPENEDYTVYVPVSLEQYAELKQKTGRLEESPVVLGDAGFPVLRKDSANSQEQGNPFYWINGKKGIQARLFDNRITLAYRGKLKVRKFEQYNDLQGDRPVVPGEIYYLRKKSKRAAVPFHVVRRGQSLWAIAQQYGIQLRKLVNYNDINPEQQPAVARILWLQRKRPATVPIEYYRSPKQPGEPQPISNTEPVLAVTQPDWNANKSIGAEAGRLVNSGQPLVTPSKTTLTSLDSLIAALNKPDIPPFRSGATKMIQPARAAEPAVSEKKTAETPEEVSGPLIIHTVERMDTYATVARKYGVTVQELYVWNNLSAGKPLRVGQSLLIDRAMTPVKTGIVPLAARPGTVKPPIAKRAGAPWSKSTAVTSPVTKPVAAPTSAHSVTEIIHVVQAGENMYRIGLRYKVKPTQIQQWNNLPDLTAVVGARLVIRK, encoded by the coding sequence ATGACCCGGAAAAACACGTTTAAACAAGCGCTGTTTACGCATTTCCTGAATTCTATACCCATAAAATGGGCGTTTTTAGCAAGTTTAATCTTTCTTTTTCATGCCCAGTTCATCCGGGCGCAGGGCGTCCCCCGAATCGGAAATCACCTGGAATTTGCCGGTATAACCATCCATCTAACCGAAACGACCCAGCATCTGGTGCAGCAGGAAGCCGAGCTGCTTTACGTTAACCGCGCGCTGGTTACTTCGCGACTGGAGCGAATGAATCTTTACCTGCCCATTATCAAGCCTTTGCTTGCCCAGCATGGCCTATCCGACGATTTCCTGTTCCTGGCTCTTGATGAGTCAGGCTCGGCAGCAACGCAGGCCCCTCTGCCTTTCTGGGCCTTTAATCAGCTAACTCATCAAAGCCTCCGGGTGGATGCGCACGTTGACGAGCGGCTGCATCCGGTGCGGGCCACGCTGGCGGCCATTACGCGCTTAAAACGGCTTTACGGCCAACAAGCAAACTGGATAGCAGCACTTCATCGGTACGGTCAGATGCCGGGCTCTGACACCACCGGGCTTACCAAAAAGGAACTGATGGATGGCAAAACGTACGCCCTGACCGACTCCCGCGATGCACTTTTGATTCGGCTGCTGGCGTCGAAAATTGTTCTGGAGCGAGCCTTGTCGGTCTACCACCCCCAGAAGCAGATTGCCTTGTTTCCGTATGAGGAAACAAGAGGAAAACGCCTGTCGCAGATTGCCAGCTACTGCCAGGTCAGCGAAGCTGCCGTTTCGGCATACAACTCGTGGCTGAAGGCTACCACCGTGCCCGAAAATGAAGACTACACGGTTTACGTCCCGGTTTCGCTCGAGCAATATGCCGAGTTGAAACAAAAAACGGGGCGCCTGGAAGAAAGTCCGGTGGTTTTGGGGGATGCCGGTTTTCCGGTTTTGCGAAAAGATTCAGCCAATTCCCAGGAGCAGGGCAATCCGTTTTACTGGATCAACGGAAAAAAAGGGATTCAGGCCCGGCTGTTTGACAACCGGATCACGCTAGCTTACCGGGGCAAACTCAAAGTCCGGAAGTTCGAACAGTACAACGACTTGCAGGGGGATCGCCCGGTGGTGCCGGGAGAAATTTATTACCTGCGAAAAAAGAGCAAAAGGGCCGCCGTCCCGTTTCATGTGGTTCGGCGCGGGCAATCGCTCTGGGCCATTGCGCAGCAGTACGGTATTCAGCTCCGGAAACTGGTTAACTATAATGACATCAATCCGGAGCAGCAACCCGCCGTAGCCCGGATTTTATGGTTGCAACGGAAACGCCCAGCTACCGTGCCGATTGAATACTACCGATCGCCCAAACAGCCCGGCGAACCTCAGCCGATCAGCAACACCGAGCCGGTTCTGGCCGTTACGCAGCCGGATTGGAATGCAAACAAGTCGATCGGGGCGGAAGCTGGTCGGCTTGTTAACTCCGGGCAGCCCTTGGTTACACCCAGCAAAACAACCCTGACTTCGTTAGATAGCCTGATTGCTGCGCTCAACAAGCCCGACATTCCTCCATTTCGTTCAGGAGCAACCAAGATGATTCAACCCGCTAGGGCAGCAGAACCCGCCGTTTCGGAGAAAAAAACCGCTGAAACACCGGAAGAAGTAAGTGGGCCGCTGATTATACATACGGTCGAGAGAATGGACACGTACGCCACCGTGGCCCGAAAATACGGTGTGACCGTCCAGGAATTATACGTCTGGAACAATTTATCCGCCGGGAAACCCCTGCGCGTGGGCCAGTCGTTGCTGATTGATCGGGCAATGACGCCCGTTAAAACCGGAATCGTGCCACTCGCGGCCAGACCGGGCACCGTAAAACCACCGATTGCGAAACGAGCAGGAGCCCCTTGGTCGAAATCTACGGCGGTAACATCACCGGTTACCAAACCTGTCGCAGCGCCAACATCCGCTCACTCAGTCACCGAAATCATTCATGTTGTGCAAGCGGGTGAGAACATGTACCGGATTGGCTTACGGTATAAAGTAAAGCCAACCCAAATTCAGCAGTGGAATAATTTACCGGATCTGACGGCGGTTGTTGGTGCGCGGCTGGTCATTCGAAAATAG
- a CDS encoding acetyl-CoA C-acyltransferase, translating to MDAYIVAGYRTAVGKAPRGGLRLTRPDDMAAEVIKHLLAQVPDFDPARVDDLIVGNAVPEAEQGMQIARYVALLSLPNSVPGMTINRYCGSGLEAIAIASAKIHAGLADCIIAGGTESMSLVPVMGWKTALNFEIAQKHPDYYIGMGLTAEQVADQFKISREAQDEFAYQSHQKALAAQASGKFKDEIVPITVKETYFDADAGKKKTREWTVNQDEGPRADTSVEALTKLKPVFAAGGSVTAGNSSQTSDGAAFVIVMSEQLVNELGLKPKARMMSYAAAGVEPRIMGIGPVNAIPLALKKAGLKRDDIDQIELNEAFAAQSLAVIQELGLDRSKINPNGGAIALGHALGSTGARLSVQLLNEMERQNQKYGLVSACVGGGQGVAGIFERL from the coding sequence ATGGACGCATACATTGTAGCTGGATATAGAACCGCCGTCGGGAAGGCACCCCGCGGAGGATTACGACTCACCCGCCCGGACGACATGGCGGCAGAAGTCATCAAGCATTTACTGGCGCAAGTACCGGATTTCGATCCCGCCCGCGTGGACGACCTGATCGTTGGGAACGCTGTGCCCGAAGCCGAGCAGGGCATGCAGATTGCCCGTTACGTGGCCCTGCTATCGCTGCCCAACAGTGTGCCGGGCATGACCATCAACCGGTATTGCGGATCGGGCCTGGAAGCCATCGCCATTGCGTCGGCTAAAATCCACGCCGGGCTGGCCGACTGCATCATTGCCGGAGGAACCGAGTCGATGTCGCTGGTGCCGGTGATGGGCTGGAAAACCGCCCTCAACTTTGAAATTGCGCAGAAACATCCGGATTATTACATCGGCATGGGACTGACCGCCGAGCAGGTAGCCGATCAGTTTAAGATCAGCCGGGAAGCGCAGGATGAATTCGCGTATCAATCGCACCAAAAAGCACTGGCGGCTCAGGCAAGCGGAAAATTTAAGGACGAAATCGTGCCAATCACGGTAAAAGAAACTTATTTCGACGCGGATGCGGGCAAGAAGAAAACCCGCGAATGGACCGTCAATCAGGACGAAGGCCCGCGCGCGGACACGAGCGTTGAAGCCTTGACGAAGCTTAAACCGGTGTTTGCCGCTGGCGGTTCGGTGACGGCCGGAAATTCCTCGCAAACCTCCGACGGAGCCGCGTTTGTGATTGTCATGTCCGAACAATTGGTGAACGAATTGGGGCTGAAACCCAAGGCCCGGATGATGTCGTACGCGGCCGCCGGGGTGGAACCGCGCATCATGGGGATCGGACCGGTTAATGCGATTCCGCTGGCACTGAAAAAAGCCGGGTTGAAGCGGGATGATATTGACCAGATCGAACTCAACGAAGCCTTTGCCGCCCAGTCACTGGCCGTTATTCAGGAACTCGGTCTGGATCGCAGCAAAATTAACCCGAACGGTGGTGCTATTGCGTTAGGCCACGCGCTGGGTTCGACGGGGGCCCGCTTGTCGGTGCAGCTCCTGAACGAAATGGAACGTCAGAATCAGAAATACGGTCTGGTGTCGGCCTGCGTCGGCGGTGGGCAGGGCGTCGCCGGTATTTTCGAACGGCTTTAA
- a CDS encoding type II toxin-antitoxin system VapC family toxin — protein MILLDTHIWIWWIQAPERLKPTTLQFLDGLPPSDIFINAISCWELAKLVEKNRIDLSESVSGWLTNAIDYSGITVIPLERSIILDACNLPGEFHNDPADQLIVATSRVKNLPLLTADGKILTYRFVELYKE, from the coding sequence ATGATTCTGTTAGATACACATATTTGGATTTGGTGGATTCAGGCACCGGAACGGTTGAAGCCAACTACGCTTCAGTTCCTCGATGGTTTGCCTCCGTCGGATATTTTTATTAATGCTATTTCCTGTTGGGAATTAGCCAAGTTGGTAGAGAAAAATAGAATTGACTTATCAGAATCTGTATCCGGTTGGCTGACCAATGCGATTGACTATTCGGGTATTACCGTCATTCCGTTGGAACGTTCAATTATTTTGGATGCCTGTAATCTACCCGGGGAGTTTCATAACGATCCGGCGGATCAGCTAATCGTTGCTACTTCACGCGTGAAAAATTTACCATTGCTAACCGCTGACGGAAAGATTCTAACGTACCGTTTTGTTGAATTATACAAGGAGTAA
- a CDS encoding 3-hydroxyacyl-CoA dehydrogenase/enoyl-CoA hydratase family protein has protein sequence MQTTLSKPHLEGRASAARNRSIRRVAVLGSGIMGSRIAAHFANIGVEVLLLDIVPNALTPAEEAKGLTLDKPAVRNRIVNDAFQNLLKASPAALYSPKFASRITLGSFDDNLQDIGKYDWIIEVVVERLDIKRSLYERVEQYRKPGTLITSNTSGIPMHLLTEGRSEDFRRNFCGTHFFNPPRYLRLLEIIPGPDTDPAIIDFLMKYGDLYLGKTTVLCKDTPAFIANRLGIYAMIQTIRVAEEMGLTVEEVDKLTGPVVGRPKSGTFRLSDVVGLDTTVNVASNLLKALKDDESKDGFQLPPVIQKLTENKWLGDKTGQGFYKKIKDEKGQSVILALDLKTFEYKPSQKVKFATLEGTKSIDNLKKRFSILLAGQDQAGEFYRRTFADQFRYASYRIPEVADELYRIDAAITAGFGWQLGLFETWDAIGVRKGIELIESMEQKPARWVYDMLEAGFESFYKVEGGVRKYYDIPTKSYQAVPGTEQFILLENFSDNVVWKNAGSVLYDLGDGILNLEFRSKMNTMGAEVIEGINKAISLGEKEFRGLVIGNESAEAFSAGANLATLFMFAIEQEFDEINLMIAQFQQTMLRARYSAIPVVGAPHSLALGGGCELNLHCDRVVAHSELYMGLVEVGVGLIPAGGGTKEMAARASDLYQTGDPELNILQSTFMNIATAKVSTSAQEAREMNYLLPTAQIVLNRNRLIAEAKQVAIELAENGYTQPKPRKDIKVQGKTGIALFKAGITAMRMGRYISEHDQKIAEKLAYVICGGDLSTPQTVSEQYLIDLEREAFLSLTGEKKTLERMQGLLQGGKPPRN, from the coding sequence ATGCAAACAACCCTTTCAAAACCACACTTAGAAGGCCGGGCTTCGGCCGCCAGAAACCGTAGCATTCGCCGGGTAGCCGTTTTAGGTTCCGGAATTATGGGCTCGCGGATTGCTGCCCATTTCGCCAACATCGGCGTCGAAGTCTTGCTGCTGGACATCGTTCCCAATGCCCTGACACCCGCCGAGGAAGCCAAAGGGCTGACGCTCGATAAACCGGCCGTTCGCAATCGAATCGTGAACGATGCTTTTCAGAATCTGCTGAAAGCCAGCCCGGCGGCTCTGTACAGCCCGAAGTTTGCCAGCCGGATTACGCTCGGTAGTTTCGACGATAATCTGCAGGATATTGGTAAGTACGACTGGATCATTGAGGTGGTGGTGGAGCGGCTGGACATCAAACGGTCGCTGTACGAACGGGTGGAGCAATACCGTAAACCGGGTACGCTGATTACATCCAATACCTCCGGCATTCCGATGCACCTGCTGACCGAAGGCCGGAGCGAGGATTTTCGGCGGAATTTCTGCGGCACACACTTCTTCAATCCGCCCCGTTACCTGCGGCTGCTCGAAATCATTCCCGGCCCGGATACCGACCCAGCCATCATCGATTTCCTGATGAAGTACGGCGATTTATACCTGGGGAAAACAACGGTTTTGTGCAAGGACACGCCCGCGTTCATCGCCAACCGGCTGGGTATCTACGCCATGATTCAAACCATCCGGGTGGCCGAAGAAATGGGGCTGACGGTGGAAGAGGTTGACAAGCTGACAGGCCCGGTGGTAGGTCGCCCGAAATCGGGAACGTTCCGGCTATCGGATGTAGTCGGGCTGGACACGACGGTCAACGTGGCCAGCAATCTGCTGAAAGCGCTGAAGGACGACGAATCGAAAGACGGTTTTCAGCTGCCGCCGGTGATTCAGAAGTTGACGGAAAATAAGTGGCTGGGCGACAAGACCGGTCAGGGATTTTATAAGAAAATCAAGGACGAAAAAGGCCAGTCGGTCATTCTGGCCCTTGATCTGAAAACGTTCGAGTACAAGCCGTCGCAGAAGGTCAAATTCGCGACGTTGGAAGGCACCAAGAGCATTGATAACCTGAAAAAACGGTTTTCGATCCTGCTGGCGGGTCAGGATCAGGCCGGGGAGTTTTACCGCAGGACGTTCGCCGATCAGTTCCGCTACGCCAGCTACCGCATTCCCGAAGTGGCCGATGAACTGTATCGCATCGATGCTGCCATCACCGCCGGTTTTGGCTGGCAACTGGGCTTGTTTGAAACTTGGGACGCCATTGGAGTCCGCAAAGGCATTGAGCTGATCGAGTCGATGGAACAAAAACCGGCGCGGTGGGTGTACGACATGCTCGAAGCGGGTTTTGAGAGCTTCTATAAAGTGGAGGGCGGGGTTCGGAAATACTATGATATTCCCACGAAGAGTTACCAAGCCGTTCCGGGCACGGAGCAGTTCATATTGCTGGAGAATTTCTCGGATAATGTCGTTTGGAAAAACGCCGGTTCGGTCCTCTACGATCTGGGCGACGGTATTCTGAACCTGGAATTTCGGAGCAAGATGAACACGATGGGCGCCGAGGTAATTGAAGGCATCAATAAGGCCATCAGTCTGGGCGAGAAAGAGTTTCGGGGGCTGGTCATCGGTAATGAATCGGCGGAAGCGTTCTCGGCGGGTGCCAACCTGGCGACTTTGTTTATGTTTGCCATCGAGCAGGAATTTGATGAGATTAACCTGATGATTGCGCAGTTCCAGCAAACCATGCTGCGGGCGCGGTATTCGGCCATTCCGGTGGTGGGTGCTCCTCATTCGCTGGCACTCGGTGGAGGCTGCGAGCTTAATCTGCACTGCGACCGCGTGGTGGCGCATTCGGAGCTATACATGGGGCTGGTGGAAGTGGGTGTTGGACTGATTCCGGCGGGGGGCGGAACAAAGGAGATGGCCGCCCGCGCCAGCGATCTCTACCAGACGGGCGACCCGGAACTGAACATTCTGCAAAGCACGTTCATGAACATTGCCACGGCCAAGGTGTCGACTTCCGCGCAGGAAGCCCGCGAGATGAATTACCTGCTGCCCACGGCTCAGATTGTGCTGAACCGTAACCGTCTGATCGCCGAAGCCAAGCAGGTTGCCATCGAATTGGCCGAAAACGGCTATACGCAGCCGAAACCGCGTAAGGACATCAAGGTGCAGGGAAAAACCGGTATTGCGTTGTTTAAAGCTGGGATTACGGCCATGCGCATGGGCCGTTATATTTCCGAACACGACCAGAAGATTGCCGAAAAACTGGCTTATGTGATTTGTGGGGGCGATTTGAGCACCCCGCAAACCGTTAGCGAACAATACCTGATCGACTTGGAACGGGAAGCCTTTTTATCGCTAACCGGCGAGAAAAAGACGCTGGAACGGATGCAGGGATTATTGCAGGGAGGTAAGCCACCGAGAAATTGA
- a CDS encoding MarR family winged helix-turn-helix transcriptional regulator, with product MKKEKTVDFHIKTGWHAISRMYNAYAARYDMTMAIGFVLLNIDLEQGTPATKIGPLLGMEPRSLVRMLKSLEERGWIRRVVDENDKRFVRILLTDTGKEKREIAREGVIQFNNVIRENIPLEKLVVFFDVMKEINRLVDDENAKLKANAIDELLMK from the coding sequence ATGAAGAAGGAGAAAACCGTCGACTTTCACATTAAAACGGGTTGGCACGCCATTTCGCGCATGTACAACGCTTACGCAGCCCGTTACGATATGACGATGGCCATTGGTTTTGTGCTGCTGAATATCGATCTCGAGCAGGGAACCCCGGCTACAAAAATCGGCCCGTTGCTGGGCATGGAACCCCGCAGCCTTGTCCGGATGCTAAAGAGCCTGGAGGAGCGCGGCTGGATTCGGCGGGTCGTCGATGAAAATGACAAACGGTTTGTCCGAATTCTGCTAACGGACACCGGCAAGGAAAAGCGTGAAATCGCCCGTGAAGGCGTTATTCAGTTTAACAACGTCATTCGGGAGAATATTCCGCTCGAAAAACTAGTCGTTTTCTTCGATGTCATGAAAGAAATCAATCGGTTGGTTGACGACGAAAACGCCAAGCTAAAGGCCAACGCAATCGATGAATTATTGATGAAGTAA
- a CDS encoding WD40/YVTN/BNR-like repeat-containing protein, translating to MKLLWLLLFPSVLFAQWQPQSSGTDANFRAVSAVSRKVVWVGGSKGTFVRTTDGGKTWQAGTVPGAETCDFRDVQAFSATEAILMAAGPAEKGQARLYRTSNGGKTWKLIYQTGQAGVFFDSMDFWNRWEGLVFSDPVGGTWYILATTNGGKTWKRVSPDKLPLLQPGEAAFAASGTSLITRGYKWRTYNYQRAWIASGGTGKGRIYSTPSVEANWQVTETTIPAGPTAGIFGLWFDATGENGMAVGGDYKNEKAEWSNVAVTTDAGKTWTAGTPTNPPGLKEGVGRLTSKRIVVVGPSGTGYTDDFGKTWTKIDDSAFHAISCESGRCWAVGAKGTIALLEE from the coding sequence ATGAAACTGCTTTGGCTTCTCCTGTTTCCGTCCGTTTTATTTGCCCAATGGCAACCCCAATCCAGCGGAACCGACGCTAACTTCCGGGCCGTCAGCGCGGTTAGCCGGAAGGTGGTCTGGGTGGGAGGAAGCAAGGGTACGTTTGTCCGGACAACCGACGGCGGTAAAACCTGGCAGGCCGGAACCGTACCCGGAGCGGAAACCTGCGACTTCCGCGATGTTCAGGCATTCAGTGCCACCGAGGCTATTCTGATGGCGGCCGGACCCGCCGAAAAAGGCCAGGCCCGGCTGTACCGGACCAGCAACGGCGGTAAAACTTGGAAACTGATTTACCAGACCGGACAGGCCGGGGTGTTTTTCGATTCGATGGATTTCTGGAACCGGTGGGAAGGTCTGGTATTCAGCGATCCGGTCGGAGGCACCTGGTATATTCTGGCTACCACAAACGGCGGCAAAACCTGGAAGCGGGTTTCGCCGGATAAACTGCCACTCCTGCAACCGGGTGAAGCCGCTTTTGCCGCCAGCGGAACGAGCCTGATCACACGCGGCTACAAGTGGAGAACCTACAACTACCAGCGGGCCTGGATCGCTTCGGGCGGTACGGGCAAGGGGCGAATTTATTCAACTCCGTCGGTCGAGGCCAACTGGCAGGTCACAGAAACAACCATCCCGGCCGGGCCGACGGCCGGAATCTTTGGGCTCTGGTTTGATGCTACGGGTGAAAATGGCATGGCCGTCGGTGGGGATTATAAAAACGAGAAAGCCGAGTGGTCAAACGTTGCCGTCACAACCGATGCGGGCAAGACCTGGACGGCCGGAACGCCGACCAACCCGCCCGGCCTGAAGGAAGGTGTCGGGCGGTTGACGAGCAAACGGATCGTCGTCGTCGGGCCGTCGGGAACCGGCTACACCGATGATTTTGGCAAAACCTGGACCAAAATTGACGACTCCGCTTTTCACGCCATTTCCTGCGAAAGCGGCCGGTGCTGGGCCGTCGGAGCTAAAGGGACGATCGCCCTGCTCGAAGAGTAA